Within Enterobacter sp. RHBSTW-00175, the genomic segment ATATCAGCTGCCCGATTTGCTGCGAGCGAAGGGGATCGTGGCGTGTCACATCGCTAAACCACCAGTGGCGAATGCCGGTTACCTCTTCGAGAAGCTGGGGGTCAAGATAGACCATCCGGTAGCGCCAGCCATCGTCCGTGGCGGACTCGCCGGTGTGGATCTCGTCCGGGTTCATGGTGACAACAGATTGCGCAGGGGCAAGATACTGAGTCCCGCGATAACGAAAGCGCTCGGCACCGGTTTCTATTGTGCCGATACCAAAGGCTTCGTGGGTGTGAGGCTCAAAAGCGTAGTCTGAAATATGTGCATGATACAGTTCGATGCCCGGCACCTGCGGCAGATGGCGAAAACGCGCGCTGTCTCTCTCATAAATGAACTGTTCTGGGACGCCTTGCACGGTGAACCTCCTCGTGGGTCATCTCTCCATTATCAGAGATGACCCGAGGGGATACCACAAAAAATAACCAGTTTGTAACAATTACAGGATGGCTTTGACGCTTTCAGCCAGTGGCGTCGTCGGGCGGCCAATCAGCTTGCTCAGAGTATGGCTGTCGTCGAACAGACCACCTTTAGACGCGCCGGTGTCGGAGTCGGCAAGCATATCGGCCAGCCCGGCGGGCAAACCAACGCTTTTCAGCGCGGCAGCAAAATCAGCTTCGCTCAGGTTCTGATACGCCACGTTTTTACCGCTCTGTTTGCTCAGCTCCGCAGCCAGTTCGCTCAGCGTCCATGCGTTGTCGCCCGCCAGTTCATACACCTTACCCGCATGACCATCCTGGGAGATAACCGTTGCGGCGGCAGCGGCATAGTCTGCGCGGGTCGCGGAGGCAATTTTGCCCTCACCGGCGGCACCAATGAATACGCCGTGTTCCAGCGCAGGCGGCGCACTCGCCAGATAGTTTTCGGTGTACCAACCGTTGCGCAGCAGGGCGTAAGGCACGCCAGACTCCGCCAGTGCTTTCTCGGTGGCGACATGCTCAACGTGCAGCCCCAGCGGGGATGTATCGGCATGCAGCAGGCTGGTATAAGCGATGAATTTCACGCCCGCAGCTTTAGCGGCGTTAATGACGTTCTGGTGCTGTGTTGCGCGTTGACCCACTTCGCTGGAAGAGATCAGCAGGAGTTTATCCACGCCGTTCAGCGCCGTGGTGAACGCTGCCTGGTCGGTATAATCCGCCTGACGCACAACGATACTTTGCTGGCTCAGCGCCCCGGCTTTTGCCGGATTACGCACAATGGCTAAAATCTGACTGGCCGGAACGGTTTTCAGCAGGTGTTCAATAACCAGCTGGCCAAGCTGGCCGGTAGCACCGGTAATTGCGATCATGAGGGAACTCCTTCGTGTTTGTCTTGTGTTGTGGCACACTATCACCAACACTTACTTTTAGTAAGTACGCACAAAAAGGTAAGTATGAAAACGACGCCAACGCTCAGTGAACAATTACGAGACGGAAACCTGTTTGCCGAACAGTGCCCATCGCGTGAAGTGTTAAAGCATGTCACCAGCCGCTGGGGCGTGCTGATCCTGGTGGCGTTACGTGATGGCACGCATCGCTTTAGCGATCTGCGCCGCAAAATGGGCGGCGTGAGCGAGAAGATGCTGGCCCAGTCGCTTCAGGCGCTAGAGCAGGACGGGTTTATCGATCGCGTTTCGTATCCGGTCGTGCCGCCGCATGTAGAGTATAGCCTGACGCCGTTAGGGGGTGAGGTAAGCGAGAAAGTGGCCGCACTGGCGGACTGGATTGAAGTGAATACGCCTCAGGTACTGGCAAACCGGGACGATCGTGCGGCCTGATGCCCTCACCCTGGCCCTCTCCCTGTGGGAGAGGGAACAGATGCAGCGTTGCCGTTTGGCTTTTACTTGCTCAAATCTACCTGATAAACCGCAAACCCGATATCGTCTGTCCCGACCTTATTCATCGGGTACTGCGCCTTATCCTTAATGAATGTCGCCGCCTTATCAGATGGTGACGTTTCAATGCGGATATCCAGTTTCGTGTCACTGTGAACAGGTGCCAGACGCCAGTTGTTATCCACCGCCGGATGAATTTCACCCGCCTTTTTCGACTCTGCGCTGATCCAGGCCGCCAGCACGGAGCGATTCTCGTCTGGTGAGGCAAAGGCGATGTGGCTATCACCCGTTCCGGCAAACTTACCGCCGTAGGCCCGGTAGTTATTGGTCACGACCAGGAAGGTCGCACCCGGATCAAGTGGTTTGCCGTTGAAGGTCAGGTGTTTGATACGTTCTGCCTGCGGATTGATTGTCTGACACTCACCGTCATATTTCGCAGGCTGGGTAACATCAATCTGATAATCCACACCGTCGATCACGTCGAAATTATAGGTACGGAACCCGTCCCAGTTAATCAGCGACTGCGGTTTACTGCTGTTCGGATCGATCTGATTAAACTGCCCGGCAGAGCACTCAAGCCAGTCTTTCACCTCTTTACCCGTTGCTTTTACTACCACCAGCGTGTTTGGGTAGAGATAGAGATCGGCGGCATTACGGAAGGTAAGCTGGCCCTTTTCAACTTCAACATAGCTTGCCGGATCATTCTTACGCCCGCCCACTTTGAACGGTGCAGCGGCAGAAAGCACCGGCAGTTTTGCCAGGTCCGGGTCGCCCTGAATAAAGTGTTCCGCGTAGGCTTTCTGCGCCATGTTGACCACCTGTACCGTTGGATCATCCTGTACAAGTGCCAGGTAGCTGTACATGTTGTCGGCGGATTTACCGATCGGTTTGCTGACGAATTCACGCGTGGCGTCATGGTCGTGCTTCAGCACGTCGACCAGTTTTTTATCTTCAGCGGCCAGTGATTTTTTGGCGGCGGCATCATAAATCGGGCGCGCTTCGGCTTTCGACTGGGTAACCTTCCAGCTGCCGCTGTCGTTATTCAGCACCAGATCCACCACCCCAAGATGATCGCCCCACATGCCAGGCATCACTGACGGCACGCCGTTCAGTGTCCCTTTTTCAACATCTGCACCTTTGATGCTGGCGAAATCTTTACCCGGGAAGACGGCATGAGCGTGGCCAAACAGAATGGCATCCACCCCCGGCACTTCACTCAGATAGTAAACCGAGTTTTCCGCCATCACCTGATATGGGTCGGCTGAAAGCCCCGAATGGGCGACCACCACTACCAGGTCTGCCCCTTTCTCACGCATCTCCGGCACATATTTGCGGGCGGTTTCGGTGATGTCGTTAACGGTGACTTTGCCGCTGAGGTTGGCTTTATCCCACGTCATTATCTGTGGCGGTACAAAGCCGATATAACCGATTTTCAGCGACTGCTTTTTACCGTCTTTATCGACGACCTCAGTCTCTTTAATCAGGTAAGGGGTAAATAAGGGTTTTTGGGTCTTAACGTCGATGATATTGGCGTTAACGTACGGGAACTTTGCGCCAGCCAGCGCATCGTGAAGGTACTTCAGGCCGTAGTTAAACTCGTGGTTGCCCAGGTTGCCAACGGTATAATCCAGGGTGTTCAACGCCTTATACACCGGATGGATCTCGCCTTTTTTCAGTCCCTTCGCGGCCATATAGTCGCCCAGTGGACTACCCTGAATAAGATCCCCGTTATCGACCAGCACGCTGTTTTTCACTTCACTGCGGGCAGCGTTGATCAAACTTGCCGTGCGTACCAGCCCGAATTTTTCCGTTGGCGTGTCTTTGTAGTAATCGAAGTCCATCATGTTGCTGTGCAGATCGGTGGTTTCCAGAATGCGGAGATCCACCGTTGCCGCCTGTACACTTGCTGCGATCAGCGTTGCCAGGAGCGTTGCGCTAAACTTAATCATCAGAGGAGTCCTTTTTTCGATCCAGGCCACAAAAGAATATGTATGTATATTTTGTTGCTTACAGAATTGTGAATCCTGCCAGAAAAAAGCATTTTGAAATCAGTATTGCCTCACAGATAGCGGAATTGTTCACATTACGATATAAATAAAACAACGAGTTAAGCCTACTGCGTTAACGAAGAGGTGGAGAATGTTAGATAAGATTTGTCAGCTCGCACGGGATGCGGGTGATGCCATTATGCAAGTGTATGATGGTGCAAAACCGATGGACGTTGTGAGTAAAGCGGATGATTCCCCGGTCACCGCGGCAGATATCGCGGCGCACGACGTGATCCTGAAAGGGTTACAGGCGCTGACGCCTGATATTCCCGTACTCTCAGAAGAAGCGCCGCAAGGCTGGGACGAACGCAAGCACTGGCAGCGCTACTGGCTGGTCGACCCACTGGATGGCACCAAAGAATTCATTAAGCGTAACGGTGAGTTCACCGTCAATATCGCGTTGATTGAAAAGGGGAAAGCGATACTTGGCGTAGTGTACGCGCCGGTCATGAAGGTGATGTACAGCGCTGCGGAAGGTAAAGCCTGGAAAGAAGAGTGCGGTGTGCGTAAGCAGATTCTGGTGCGCGATGCGCGTCCGCCGCTGGTGGTGATCAGCCGTTCGCACAGCGACAACGAACTGAAAGAGTACCTGCAACAGCTGGGTGAGCACCAGACAACGTCGATTGGCTCATCGCTAAAATTCTGCCTGGTGGCAGAGGGTCATGCGCAGCTTTATCCTCGTTTCGGGCCAACCAACGTCTGGGATACGGCCGCAGGACATGCCGTGGCCGTCGCAGCCGGCGCGCATGTTCATGACTGGCAGGGTAAGCCGCTTGACTACACCCCGCGCGAGTCGTTTTTAAACCCAGGCTTCCGGGTATCTATCTACTGAGCCAGCAGTTTGTGCAGCAGGGCAACCACCTGCTGCACCTCTTCCTGTGTCAGAGCGCCGTCTTTGGCCCACTGTACGCGGCCCTCTTTATCCAGCACCACAATCGCAGAACTCTCTTCTTCCAGCTGCCAGGCCTTACGCGTCACACCGTTACTGTCGACAATAAACTGCGACCACGGGTAGAGCTTTTTATTGCTCTCCAGGCTTGAACGCACGAACATCCCGGAGCCCGGGATGGCATCGTCGGTGTTAACAATAGTGGAAGTCTGGTAGCGGTCATGAGGGAATTTTGCGGCCTTGATCGCTTCTACCAGGGCGGCGTTTTTTTCTTTTGCAGATGTACGACCGGCAATATGTTGTACAACTCTCACTTTGCCCGCGAGCTGCGCGCTATTCCAGGGTTTGTAGCTAAACTTATCATTGTCGAGAATCAATTCTCCCCGGTCAGCAATACCGACTGGCGGCACACGTTGTCCGTTTTCAAAGTTGTGTGCGCAGGCCCACAGCGGCAGAAGCAGAAATGCTGCTGCCAGGATGTTACGTAGGGTCATGGTGTTTCCTTATTTTTAGCAGGTGATCCGACCACTTGGTCATACGCTTTTAAGCATAAGTGCGATCAAGAGGGTTTTCCCGCAATCCCAATGCCAGATTGCGGGCGAACGCACATATCCGCGAAAAAACGACGGCTTATACTGCCCTTAGTCACAGTTTGCAAAGAATATTCTGATTAATTGTAATCAAACGGTAAATAAACTTATGCACACTGGGTATCAACGGTAGTTCTGGTCTATAGTCATTGGGCAATAAATTTGCGCTCAGGACAGTCGGGCCGATTGTGGCACCGCAAGAGCGTATGATTCGCAGGAGATACAAGAATGAAAATTTTCCAACGCTACAACCCGCTTCAGGTGGCGAAGTACGTGAAGATCCTGTTCCGTGGACGGTTGTATATCAAGGATGTTGGCGCTTTCGAGTTCGATAAGGGCAAGATCCTTATCCCGAAAGTGAAGGATAAGCAGCACTGGTCTGTGATGTCCGAAGTCAACCGTCAGGTTATGCGTCTGCAAACTGAGATGGCTTAATCAACGTGCTATGCAGTAGTTAAAAAAACGGCTCCCGCGGGAGCCGTTGATGTTTTTACCCTAAGTAACCTTAAGCAGAAACCTGCTCCTCCGCGTCTGGCAGCTTCGGCACCAGCACGGTTGGTTTGTTGTCGATACGCGTCACCAGCAGCTGATCGATGCGGTAGTTATCAATATCCACCACTTCAAACTTATAGCCAGAGAACTTCACCGAGTCGGTACGTTTCGG encodes:
- a CDS encoding DUF1107 domain-containing protein; its protein translation is MKIFQRYNPLQVAKYVKILFRGRLYIKDVGAFEFDKGKILIPKVKDKQHWSVMSEVNRQVMRLQTEMA
- a CDS encoding SDR family oxidoreductase — encoded protein: MIAITGATGQLGQLVIEHLLKTVPASQILAIVRNPAKAGALSQQSIVVRQADYTDQAAFTTALNGVDKLLLISSSEVGQRATQHQNVINAAKAAGVKFIAYTSLLHADTSPLGLHVEHVATEKALAESGVPYALLRNGWYTENYLASAPPALEHGVFIGAAGEGKIASATRADYAAAAATVISQDGHAGKVYELAGDNAWTLSELAAELSKQSGKNVAYQNLSEADFAAALKSVGLPAGLADMLADSDTGASKGGLFDDSHTLSKLIGRPTTPLAESVKAIL
- a CDS encoding helix-turn-helix domain-containing protein, producing the protein MKTTPTLSEQLRDGNLFAEQCPSREVLKHVTSRWGVLILVALRDGTHRFSDLRRKMGGVSEKMLAQSLQALEQDGFIDRVSYPVVPPHVEYSLTPLGGEVSEKVAALADWIEVNTPQVLANRDDRAA
- the cysQ gene encoding 3'(2'),5'-bisphosphate nucleotidase CysQ, translating into MLDKICQLARDAGDAIMQVYDGAKPMDVVSKADDSPVTAADIAAHDVILKGLQALTPDIPVLSEEAPQGWDERKHWQRYWLVDPLDGTKEFIKRNGEFTVNIALIEKGKAILGVVYAPVMKVMYSAAEGKAWKEECGVRKQILVRDARPPLVVISRSHSDNELKEYLQQLGEHQTTSIGSSLKFCLVAEGHAQLYPRFGPTNVWDTAAGHAVAVAAGAHVHDWQGKPLDYTPRESFLNPGFRVSIY
- a CDS encoding bifunctional 2',3'-cyclic-nucleotide 2'-phosphodiesterase/3'-nucleotidase: MIKFSATLLATLIAASVQAATVDLRILETTDLHSNMMDFDYYKDTPTEKFGLVRTASLINAARSEVKNSVLVDNGDLIQGSPLGDYMAAKGLKKGEIHPVYKALNTLDYTVGNLGNHEFNYGLKYLHDALAGAKFPYVNANIIDVKTQKPLFTPYLIKETEVVDKDGKKQSLKIGYIGFVPPQIMTWDKANLSGKVTVNDITETARKYVPEMREKGADLVVVVAHSGLSADPYQVMAENSVYYLSEVPGVDAILFGHAHAVFPGKDFASIKGADVEKGTLNGVPSVMPGMWGDHLGVVDLVLNNDSGSWKVTQSKAEARPIYDAAAKKSLAAEDKKLVDVLKHDHDATREFVSKPIGKSADNMYSYLALVQDDPTVQVVNMAQKAYAEHFIQGDPDLAKLPVLSAAAPFKVGGRKNDPASYVEVEKGQLTFRNAADLYLYPNTLVVVKATGKEVKDWLECSAGQFNQIDPNSSKPQSLINWDGFRTYNFDVIDGVDYQIDVTQPAKYDGECQTINPQAERIKHLTFNGKPLDPGATFLVVTNNYRAYGGKFAGTGDSHIAFASPDENRSVLAAWISAESKKAGEIHPAVDNNWRLAPVHSDTKLDIRIETSPSDKAATFIKDKAQYPMNKVGTDDIGFAVYQVDLSK
- a CDS encoding YtfJ family protein encodes the protein MTLRNILAAAFLLLPLWACAHNFENGQRVPPVGIADRGELILDNDKFSYKPWNSAQLAGKVRVVQHIAGRTSAKEKNAALVEAIKAAKFPHDRYQTSTIVNTDDAIPGSGMFVRSSLESNKKLYPWSQFIVDSNGVTRKAWQLEEESSAIVVLDKEGRVQWAKDGALTQEEVQQVVALLHKLLAQ